The segment gcatgatgctaatgctaaatgACCTTCCAGCAGATGTCATGTGACCCGTATTCACCTTGAGGCGGGGCCTCAGACAGTGGGTGTGGTGTCCCCGGTCACAGCCGTCACAAAGCAGCATGTTGTCGGCGTCTCCTTTGCGTCTGCAGATACGACAGCGGGCGTTGAGGATGGAACGGGACCAGAGGACGCTTCGCTCCAGACTGGACAGGTGGACGAACACCTGGACACAAGCAGCAGTGTGTTGATCTCACAGGAAACGCAGCGGTTCTGAAGGCGCTGCTAAATGAAGACGGACCTGGGACAGGCTGGAGCAGGACTGCAGAGACTCCCTCCATCGCTCCAGCACCGTCCTACTGATGCGACCGCCGTCGCTGCCGTctggcaggcagacagacagacagacagacagacggtgaGACAGGCCGAGTGCTGATTGTGAGTTTCGTGGTTGCTTCTACACATCAGGTGATTTCCTGTCCTACCCTCACTGGCCtggtcttcctctttcttcttgttcttctttgcTTTCTGCTCCTTCTTGGAGTCTTCCTCACCTGTACAGGAAGCAGCTAATGGATGGAATCACTCTGCAAACGCACCTGTCGTTTGTTCATGCAGAGATCCTCCTCTAAATACTCACCCAACGGAGGTTTGAGGACGCGCCGCTCGATGCCTTGCTCGATGTGAACGAGCGCCTCGGCCAGGACTCGAACCGACCCGCTGACCACCTGAGGGGTGGCGTTGCCGCTGCAGGAGGTCCCGCTGTCAGACTTCAGCTCCAGCAGTCTGAAATACACACGATAGAAAACTAAAGCACTGACTTCAGGCGCGTTTCCGTTTGTTAGCTTAGCGCGTGCTGCGTTATACCTGTCTCTGGGTCTCAGGTGTGCAGCTGAATCCGCCTCCACGGCCTCCACTTCTGCAGCGACTCCATTCCCTCTACCATCAGAACACAACAGCTCGTAGTTCCCGGCTTCCAGCGCTGAACGCCAGACCCGTCTGTCCATCACCTGAGTacggacagagagagagagacaggcgaGTAGACTGGGGCTTACTGGCGTCCCCCACCAGGTGTGTCTGCGTACCTTCAGAGTTCCAAGAGTTCCCTGGTGGATCCGGTCCTCGATGTCCAGCAGCAGGTCTCTCAGTCTGACTTCCATCACAGCCTCAGCTGTAGCCGTGCATTCTGGGACGGACCGAGACGACTCTGGGTTCTCTGGACAAACAGGACAGGCACGTGTTTACCTGCGTGCGTCTCGCTAGCCGTGTGTTTAcaggtgtttgtgtttacaggtgtgtctgtgtttaccTGCGTGCTTCTCGCTAGCCATGTGTttacaggtgtgtttgtgtttacaggtgTGTTTGCGTTTACCTGCGTGCGTCTCGCTAGCCATGTGTTTACAGGTGTGTTTGCGTTTacctgtgtgtttgcgtttacCTGCGTGCGTCTCGCTAGCCATGTGTTTACAGGTGTGTTTGCGTTTACCTGCGTGCGTCTCGCTAGCCATGTGTCTACAGGTGTGTTTGCGTTTACCTGCGTGCGTCTCGCTAGCCATGTGTTTACAGGTGTGTTTGCGTTTACCTGCGTGCGTCTCGCTAGCCATGTGTttacaggtgtgtttgtgtttacaggtgTGTTTGCGTTTACAGGTGTTTGCGTttacctgtgtgtctgtgtttacctgtctgtctgtgtttacctgtgtgaTTGTACGTGCTCCCGTCACAGTTCTGCAGTAACTCGTACAGCCGCTCTcgctcctgcagcagcgcctCCTTCAAGCTGCTCTCCCTGTGACCCCGAGGGTTCAGAGCCTCCATCAGCTGGTCAAACTCCTCCACGGAGCTGTAGAAGGACCACTGGTTGGGCCGTTTGACCGGCGGCCCCGAGCTATGGAGGGGGGCGGGACTTGAGCCGGCACTGTACCGCAGAGGTCATTATCACCGTTACAAATCTCTGTGATCTCACGTTTCATCCACAGTACGAGAACAGGACGCGGTGAAATACCTTCCCTCTGCAGGCTCCTCTTTGgcgtcctcctcgtccttcaTCGTGGCAGCAGTGTCCCGTGCAGGTTTGGGACACGGCTGCAGCATGTCCTCCGTCAGACCAAAGCAGTCGTCTTCTACGAACAGAGTTGACGCCGAGGGGAGGAGCCAGTAACGGCGGTACAGGCGGTCTCTGCCCAGAGGCAGCAGGCAGGTACAGGCCGCCGCCTTCTGGATCCGCTCCAGCAGATCCTGGACCTGCAGGGCGGGACAAACGGGACGGATCACACTTTGTACATCATGTGTTGCCGCCCCCGTGGCGAGTCCATCGTCCTTGCATCTcaccttctcctgctcctcctccttctcctctggaGTCAGGCTGGTTGGGGGGTACGCCGGGGGTTTGGGCTCACAGGTCAGAGGTTGCCGTCGTTCTCCCTCATCGAGTCTCGctagcagagagaggaaaaagtcACGACTCAGCAGAAAAGACAAGTAAATGTTCAGTTTGTTTTCTTACCTTCCGTCTTCTCACTGAGAGAAGAAcgttgctcctcctccctgtcctttATTCTCTGCTCCTGTGCTTTCAGCTTCTCCTCCTTACGAAGACGAACTCTGGAGCGTAAAGGAGCAGGAGCACGTCAGGATTCAGGTCGAACTGTGAGCAGCCGCTTGCTCCGGTGTAGAgcgtgttaccgtgtgtgttaCCGGTGTGTGTTAccggtgtgtgtaacggtgtgtgttaccggtgtgtgtaaacggtgtgTGTTACCGGTGTGTGTACCGGTGTGTGTAccggtgtgtgtaacggtgtgtgttaccggtgtgtgtaacggtgtgtgtaaacggtgtgtgtaaacggtgtgtgtaaacggtgtgtgtgtaaacggtgtgtgtaaacggtgtgtgtaaacggtgtgtgttaccggtgtgtgtaaacggtgtgtgtaaacggtgtgtgtaaacggtgtgtgtaaacggtgtgCGTAAACGGTGTGTGTACcggtgtgtgtaaacggtgtgtgtaacggtgtgtgtagacggtgtgtgtaaacggtgtgtgtaaacggtgtgtgtaaacggtgtgtgtaaacggtgtgcgtaaacggtgtgtgtaaacggtgtgtgtaaacggtgtgtgtaaacggtgtgtgtaaacggtgtgCGTAAACGGTGTGTGTTACcggtgtgtgtaaacggtgtgtgtaccggtgtgtgtaaacggtgtgtgtaacggtgtgtgtaaacggtgtgtgtaaacggtgtgtgtaaacggtgtgtgtaaacggtgtgtgtaaacggtgtgCGTAAACGGTGTGTGTTACcggtgtgtgtaaacggtgtgtgtaccggtgtgtgtaaacggtgtgtgtaacggtgtgtgTAGACGGTGTGTGTACCGGTGTGTGTACCGGTGTGCGGCCTCCTCCCTCCCGCGGCGGTGTTGTTCAGCTCTGATCTCCCTCAGCTCCTGCTTGGCGGCTCTCTGCTCCTCCACGCAGTCCTCAATCAGATCCCTGCTGGACGCCAACGTCAGCAGCTTCCCCATCAGAGCCTGCAGGATCCTCAGCTTCTCCCCTGTGGAAAGAGATCGATGAGCGATACCGATCGATAGTTATCGCTGGAGGCTGACTGGATGGCTGGGAAGTTAACCTGGCGTCAGGTCGTACACCGCCGTGCTGGACAGCCTCTTCAGCAGCGCCGGCTCAGCCAATCGGAGCTCGACACACGGGTCATCCATCAGGGTGAAGCCGCCCTGCTTCTGGTAGCGGAACTTGGCGTTGAAGTGGGAGGAGTCGGCGCCGGACGCCAGGATGTGCAGCCGCAGGATCTCGGACAGCGTGCAGCTGTCCATGTCCAGCTGCTTCAGACTGGAGCCCTGATGCAGCTGAGGCCAGGCAGCAGCCAATGACGCGACGGCGCCGAGAGCCGACTGAGTGGCGTCCGAGTCGTCGTCCAGAGCCTCCGACAGGTCTGCACATcaacaccacaaacacacacacagacactcaggAGGGCTGGCTGCCCAGACGGaggtcggtgtgtgtgtgtgtgtgtgtgtgtctcaccttcAGCCTGTTCTTTAGccacttcctcctgctcctcatccaGAGCCTGAAAGATGGCCGACAGGAAGAAAAAGAGCAGCTCGCACAGAGGACCTTCAGGGTCAGAACCAACCAGAGCCTCCTCTAGAACCTCTGTGGAAAGAAGGAGCATCTGTCAGAACCGGTCCAACCTCACAGAACCTCCACGGAGAGAGGACGCATGTTTGAACTAAAGACGCCGCGTTCTAACCCAGAGAGACTCCTTTTGAGAACTCATCCTCCAGGTCAAAGGCTTCCCCGAAGGCCCGCAGGAACTCCAGAACCATCAGAGCCTCTCCGAAGAGCTCGGCCGGGAGGCGAGTGCTGACTGGGACCGGACTGGGCAGCTCCTGGTAGAACGAGCGTACACAATATCAGTATTTCTATATATAAACTCACAACAAGCCATGCCGTGTTGTGTTCAGGGACCTTCAGGTCTTCACACTCCATGTCTTCTCTGGGTTTGTTCCACAGTTTCAGGCGTTCTgcgtatttcttcttctcctccttcagtttctCTCGTTCCTGAAAATACAATGGAAACctcatttattctttttttatgttattaaatattgattttacaGTTAGGACAATTATCTCATGCGACttaccttctccttctccagctttctgtgctccttctcctcccttctcctctgtttctcctcctcaaaCCTCCGCCGATGCTCTTCCTTCAGCCGCTCCTTGCCCACCCTCTCCCGCCTTCTGGCCTCGTgcgcctcctccctctccttcagtCGAGACGCCTCCTCCTTGTGCTGCTGGAGCTTTAGCTTGTCTGATGTCTTGAGCAGCGGCGTCCATTTTATTCATAGATATTATCGATATTATTAtcaattaaacatttttaatgtttgcaaaaaaaatttaaaaatgtaagaaTTTCATGAAAAAACTACAAAAT is part of the Brachionichthys hirsutus isolate HB-005 chromosome 18, CSIRO-AGI_Bhir_v1, whole genome shotgun sequence genome and harbors:
- the baz1a gene encoding LOW QUALITY PROTEIN: bromodomain adjacent to zinc finger domain protein 1A (The sequence of the model RefSeq protein was modified relative to this genomic sequence to represent the inferred CDS: inserted 1 base in 1 codon) yields the protein MPLLHRRAFIRQQPPADLRPDEEVFLCRITHEIFRTYDDFFERTILCNSLVWSCALTGRAGLTYLEALESERRARQSLRSFPPSLVVPLLHLASLSRRCRLSELCEDVHAFVKERFFPGERVDVSGRGGARSVCEIVQVHSPHSSANGAPAANDHAKAAHNADTIVISDSDSEGEAFQGPTAQISGKKKTPLSPSVFKYIVRTVEDKRSQPFTVRANQISRRKAAVSRERLKLLFKQHCEPKNGTIIIKPPTVLKYRLSEQSFSQFFPDTPPLFPFSSAPKGGGCVSPGQVGTPLLKTSDKLKLQQHKEEASRLKEREEAHEARRRERVGKERLKEEHRRRFEEEKQRRREEKEHRKLEKEKEREKLKEEKKKYAERLKLWNKPREDMECEDLKELPSPVPVSTRLPAELFGEALMVLEFLRAFGEAFDLEDEFSKGVSLEVLEEALVGSDPEGPLCELLFFFLSAIFQALDEEQEEVAKEQAEDLSEALDDDSDATQSALGAVASLAAAWPQLHQGSSLKQLDMDSCTLSEILRLHILASGADSSHFNAKFRYQKQGGFTLMDDPCVELRLAEPALLKRLSSTAVYDLTPGEKLRILQALMGKLLTLASSRDLIEDCVEEQRAAKQELREIRAEQHRRGREEAAHRVRLRKEEKLKAQEQRIKDREEEQRSSLSEKTEGXENKLNIYLSFLLSRDFFLSLLARLDEGERRQPLTCEPKPPAYPPTSLTPEEKEEEQEKVQDLLERIQKAAACTCLLPLGRDRLYRRYWLLPSASTLFVEDDCFGLTEDMLQPCPKPARDTAATMKDEEDAKEEPAEGSAGSSPAPLHSSGPPVKRPNQWSFYSSVEEFDQLMEALNPRGHRESSLKEALLQERERLYELLQNCDGSTYNHTENPESSRSVPECTATAEAVMEVRLRDLLLDIEDRIHQGTLGTLKVMDRRVWRSALEAGNYELLCSDGRGNGVAAEVEAVEADSAAHLRPRDRLLELKSDSGTSCSGNATPQVVSGSVRVLAEALVHIEQGIERRVLKPPLGEEDSKKEQKAKKNKKKEEDQASEDGSDGGRISRTVLERWRESLQSCSSLSQVFVHLSSLERSVLWSRSILNARCRICRRKGDADNMLLCDGCDRGHHTHCLRPRLKSVPEGDWFCPDCRPKQRSSRLPSRQRSSIDEEDEQEEVEEQEEEEEESEEEGEEVVVSTKKTHALIPKSKSHQNAPKRQQATPKNLGGSAGRSSSASKSSGKKSAPPPVKAVKARARSGTRVSARLSQEVLPLHGNSKTSPGQSEPRRRPPAEVTPPPKPSKPVLPPSSSSSRRSSGRNQGVHELSACEQLTVELVRHEDSWPFIKLVSKTQVPDYYDIIKKPIALSTIREKVNNCEYQTASEYISDVDLMFSNCLQYNPRQTREAKAGQRLQQFFHSELSRLGLSERSGTPPAKRSRH